A window of Chitinophaga sp. MM2321 contains these coding sequences:
- a CDS encoding GH116 family glycosyl hydrolase — MNNQIPRRSFLRNASLLAAGVVAIRFPLWARSPWAPGMPVHNIPFNKGIDTAWLKSLYEQGNTTSWLKSRNELKYIGMPVGGLHAGTVYLGGDGRLWLWQIYNETMEPTHEGIDPKTVNWNDGNTMRKIRSRDGSAYIEPAIADNRRILDQGFAIQIIRDGTTWIKELNEEHWDEISFEPAYPTALVTYSSKDFPVTVQLKAYAPFIPLDADNSSLPATILRLEVKNTSDAAMDISLLGWLENGANKLTAKTGKGKRRNQVDTAAGRTSLFFDYDTQDAASLTATDSGNMCLTLHGAGGKANTSLQPWPVTTACFEEVSTAVATQDAPDKLVGGIVVAERIAAGQALKADFSVTWYFNQLHPKLKELVADAKDGYYYAAKFKDALAVSKYLAADFNKLTTTTDLWQQTWYGGTLPDWFLQRTFINIGTLATANTYRFSDGRFWGWEGVGACRGTCTHVWHYAQSVARIFPELERDLRARVDLGTGFKEDSGAILFRGETEKRPAIDGQAGTILRFYREHQMSKDDTFLRTNWPKMKKAIGFMLAQDSNGDGLTDTPMQNTLDAVWEGEIAWIAGLCIAAAGAAQAMATEAGDHAFAGTCATYVEKGRRNMETMLFNGEYFIHRPDAVLGRAKLGAYNTCHIDQVLGQSWAFQVGLPRVLDKEKTVTALKALWKYNFTMDVGPYIKTHTGGRPYALAGEGGMIMNTNPHNEPAPYGDRTTWQLGYFHECMSGFEHQVAAHLMAEGMVDESLVLTRVIHDRYHPAKRNPFNEIECSDHYARAMASYGTFINACGFEYHGPKGYIAFAPRIQPEKFKAAFTAAEGWGTYSQWKEEHGQQHAIKPVYGSLRVKEMAFERMGGQQTVKVMVKLNGTNRPLRFKTAGNKIYISLAKKLTIQANETLEIMIA, encoded by the coding sequence ATGAATAACCAAATACCGAGAAGAAGTTTTCTGAGAAATGCAAGTTTGCTGGCAGCCGGTGTGGTAGCCATTCGTTTCCCTTTATGGGCCAGGAGTCCATGGGCTCCTGGTATGCCCGTACATAATATTCCTTTCAACAAAGGCATTGATACCGCGTGGCTGAAATCACTTTATGAGCAAGGTAATACTACTTCCTGGCTGAAGAGCCGGAATGAATTAAAATATATAGGTATGCCCGTAGGTGGACTCCATGCAGGTACCGTTTATTTGGGTGGTGATGGCCGCTTATGGCTTTGGCAGATCTATAATGAAACAATGGAACCCACGCATGAAGGTATCGATCCAAAAACGGTCAACTGGAACGATGGTAACACGATGCGGAAAATACGTTCACGTGATGGCTCGGCCTATATAGAACCGGCTATTGCGGATAACAGGCGGATACTGGATCAGGGCTTCGCTATCCAAATTATCCGGGACGGCACAACATGGATCAAGGAACTGAATGAGGAACACTGGGACGAGATAAGTTTTGAACCTGCTTATCCAACGGCGTTGGTCACCTACAGCAGTAAAGATTTCCCGGTAACGGTGCAGTTGAAAGCTTATGCGCCTTTCATTCCGCTGGATGCGGATAACTCTTCACTGCCGGCTACTATACTGCGCCTCGAAGTAAAGAATACTTCCGATGCCGCCATGGATATTTCCTTGTTGGGATGGTTGGAAAACGGCGCTAATAAGCTTACTGCCAAAACCGGAAAAGGAAAGCGGCGTAACCAGGTGGATACAGCTGCCGGCAGGACCAGCTTATTTTTTGATTACGACACACAAGACGCTGCATCGTTAACGGCTACGGATAGTGGAAACATGTGCTTAACACTCCATGGCGCCGGAGGTAAAGCCAATACTTCACTACAGCCATGGCCTGTAACAACGGCCTGTTTTGAGGAAGTATCAACTGCTGTTGCCACGCAGGATGCGCCGGATAAATTAGTGGGTGGTATCGTTGTAGCAGAACGCATTGCCGCCGGGCAGGCATTGAAAGCTGATTTCTCTGTCACCTGGTATTTTAATCAGCTGCATCCCAAACTAAAAGAGCTGGTGGCAGATGCAAAGGACGGTTATTATTATGCGGCAAAGTTTAAAGATGCGTTGGCGGTGAGTAAATATCTTGCGGCTGATTTTAATAAGCTCACAACCACAACGGATCTGTGGCAGCAAACCTGGTATGGTGGTACGTTGCCGGATTGGTTCCTGCAACGCACCTTTATAAATATAGGCACCCTTGCTACTGCCAATACGTATCGTTTTTCGGATGGTCGTTTCTGGGGATGGGAGGGTGTAGGCGCGTGCCGGGGTACGTGTACGCATGTATGGCATTATGCGCAAAGTGTAGCGCGTATCTTTCCGGAACTGGAGCGTGACCTCCGGGCGCGGGTAGATCTGGGTACCGGGTTTAAGGAAGATAGCGGTGCTATTCTTTTCAGGGGTGAAACTGAAAAACGGCCAGCCATCGATGGGCAGGCCGGCACGATCCTCCGCTTTTACCGGGAGCATCAGATGAGTAAGGATGATACCTTTCTCCGCACCAACTGGCCGAAGATGAAAAAGGCCATCGGGTTTATGCTGGCACAGGACAGTAACGGCGACGGCCTCACAGATACCCCGATGCAAAATACACTCGACGCCGTTTGGGAAGGAGAAATTGCTTGGATTGCCGGACTCTGTATCGCCGCAGCCGGTGCGGCACAGGCAATGGCAACAGAAGCGGGTGATCATGCCTTTGCTGGTACCTGCGCCACCTATGTGGAAAAGGGCCGCAGGAACATGGAAACAATGCTCTTTAACGGAGAATATTTTATTCACCGGCCTGACGCCGTTTTGGGAAGAGCGAAGCTGGGGGCCTATAATACTTGTCATATTGATCAGGTGTTGGGACAAAGCTGGGCTTTCCAGGTAGGTCTGCCGAGGGTCCTTGATAAAGAAAAAACAGTAACTGCTTTAAAAGCATTGTGGAAGTATAATTTCACGATGGATGTAGGGCCTTATATTAAAACGCATACAGGAGGACGCCCCTATGCATTGGCGGGAGAAGGCGGAATGATCATGAACACCAATCCGCATAATGAGCCGGCGCCTTATGGTGATCGTACAACCTGGCAACTCGGTTATTTCCACGAGTGTATGAGTGGTTTTGAACACCAGGTAGCAGCGCACCTGATGGCCGAAGGAATGGTGGATGAAAGCCTGGTGCTTACACGTGTTATCCACGACCGCTATCATCCTGCTAAAAGAAATCCTTTTAATGAAATTGAATGCAGTGATCATTATGCCCGTGCAATGGCTTCCTATGGTACCTTTATCAATGCCTGCGGATTTGAATACCATGGCCCCAAAGGTTACATCGCATTTGCCCCGCGGATACAGCCGGAAAAATTTAAAGCGGCATTCACTGCTGCGGAAGGCTGGGGCACGTATAGCCAGTGGAAAGAGGAGCATGGTCAACAACACGCCATAAAGCCTGTATATGGTTCATTGCGTGTGAAAGAAATGGCTTTTGAGCGGATGGGTGGGCAACAGACAGTAAAGGTGATGGTAAAATTAAATGGTACCAACCGGCCTTTGCGTTTTAAAACAGCAGGTAACAAAATATATATTTCACTTGCGAAGAAATTAACGATACAGGCGAATGAAACGCTTGAAATCATGATTGCATGA
- a CDS encoding GDSL-type esterase/lipase family protein, with amino-acid sequence MKIGILLLLCIFFAACSSHRAIVENRPYTVLNKGIAGNNTNDLMKRVSADVLNEQPDLVILLVGANDMINSHKFVSYQQFDNNYRALIKSIKDKGIALVLMSPLPVDSGYLFQRHERALFQQDPNSKLDSVTTIVKNIAAEQHLGFIDLNRIFKDRGEPGRGAHSLIVNAANMGKEDGVHPTKEGYQFMTTVIYNYLKKHRLLRKKHKLICFGDSITYGAFMDGAGTTTGDTYPALLKKRLNGK; translated from the coding sequence ATGAAAATCGGTATTTTATTATTGCTATGTATCTTTTTTGCTGCCTGTTCCAGTCATAGGGCTATTGTGGAAAACCGGCCCTATACCGTACTCAATAAGGGTATAGCGGGTAATAATACCAATGATCTGATGAAGCGGGTAAGCGCAGATGTGTTAAACGAACAGCCTGATCTGGTGATATTACTGGTGGGTGCAAATGATATGATCAACTCGCATAAGTTTGTCAGTTATCAGCAGTTTGATAATAATTACCGTGCGTTGATAAAAAGTATAAAAGATAAAGGAATAGCCTTAGTACTAATGAGTCCTTTGCCGGTTGATTCCGGGTATCTTTTCCAACGGCATGAGCGGGCGCTTTTCCAGCAGGACCCTAATAGCAAGCTGGATTCAGTTACAACGATAGTGAAGAATATTGCAGCAGAACAACATCTTGGTTTTATAGATCTTAACCGCATCTTTAAAGACCGTGGAGAACCCGGTAGGGGCGCTCATTCCCTGATTGTAAATGCAGCCAATATGGGAAAAGAGGATGGTGTTCATCCCACTAAAGAAGGATACCAGTTTATGACGACGGTGATCTATAACTATCTGAAGAAACATCGACTCCTGCGCAAAAAACATAAACTGATTTGTTTCGGTGATAGCATTACCTATGGTGCTTTTATGGATGGTGCAGGTACAACAACCGGTGATACCTATCCTGCGTTGCTCAAAAAACGCCTCAACGGAAAATAG
- a CDS encoding TonB-dependent receptor, with protein MGKITLHRRLGIILILLLAIFQQPDAFGQSGHLFKGKVKDVDGTPLPGVNVVMKGTTKGATTNGSGDFQFSGTTATATLVFSFVGYDSKEVEASSQQEVNVFLQSSNKQMGEVVVIGYGTQKKINLTGAVSVIDGKTMNNRSVASASLALQGAAPGVTVTQQSGVPGGDGGTIRIRGIGSINAGQNPLVLIDNIEMSMDAIDPNNIASISVLKDAAAAAIYGSRAANGVILITTKRGTNGVNVSYNGYLTKQTPTDLPVKVSALDHMKLWDVAQVNSGLPPAFTQQIADYEKLGPDNFSRFNTNWKDLVLVNNGLMHNHNINVSAGNDKIKVFGSGSYLGQNGLTANTDFNRIDLRFNTDIALTSKLGASVDVVVNRSERNWPGNSNPQSIIRYMLGLPATAPGQYDTGEWGEGWSNTNPAAQAKDGGFDKLISDTRILTGTLTYKPIKGMEILASYSSNFLVDRGRKLQGQYQIYTADVANNKLDFARPWPNFNAIYDNNAQTKRNVFRTQASYNWNMGDHAFTVLGGFSTELFNTSFVNTYRQNLISESLPYLDAADPLGQTLSGSESEYAMASAYSRINYNYKEKYLLEVNGRFDASSRFRKENWWKLFPSVSAGWRISEENFWKPISNIITNAKIRASYGSLGNQNLSSYYPTYALYSSGSAYNYYFNNAINAGYAVSTAANPFIKWETSKILDIGADFYTLNNRLSVTADYFKREITDMLQLDGVPTYVGLGAPFINIGSMRNTGWELGLGWKDRVNEFSYNVQFNISDVRNEVTNLGGKEYISGALITKEGYALNSYYGYEAMGLFQSQEEIDKAPFHFANTKPGDIQYRDISGAAGTPDGKIDAYDRVVLDNSFPRYEYSLSLGGQYKGFDVNVFLQGVGKRNNYMSGTGAQPFYSASFQGTIFEHQRDAWSPENTDAAYPRLTANSITNNYVASSFWMKSGAYARLKNVVLGYTLPKSLTSKAKIKSVRLYVSGQNLFTWDKFFPGFDVEQTNTAGEFYPIMKTYTVGLNVNF; from the coding sequence ATGGGGAAAATTACACTCCACAGGCGATTGGGCATTATCCTTATTTTGCTCCTGGCCATTTTTCAACAACCAGATGCCTTTGGGCAAAGCGGTCATTTATTTAAAGGAAAGGTTAAAGATGTGGACGGCACACCTTTACCTGGTGTAAACGTAGTGATGAAAGGAACCACCAAAGGTGCCACCACAAATGGTTCGGGTGACTTCCAGTTTTCAGGTACTACGGCTACGGCTACACTTGTTTTCTCATTTGTTGGCTACGATTCAAAAGAAGTAGAAGCCAGCAGTCAGCAGGAAGTAAATGTGTTCCTGCAATCATCCAACAAACAAATGGGCGAAGTAGTGGTAATAGGTTATGGTACACAGAAGAAAATTAACCTGACCGGCGCTGTTTCTGTTATCGATGGTAAAACAATGAACAACAGATCCGTTGCTTCTGCATCACTGGCATTGCAAGGCGCTGCACCAGGCGTTACGGTTACCCAGCAATCAGGCGTACCTGGTGGCGATGGTGGTACCATCCGTATCCGCGGTATCGGCTCTATCAACGCCGGGCAAAATCCACTGGTATTGATAGATAATATTGAAATGAGTATGGATGCAATCGATCCCAACAACATCGCGAGCATCTCTGTACTGAAAGACGCTGCTGCTGCGGCCATCTATGGTTCCCGCGCTGCAAATGGTGTTATCCTCATCACAACCAAAAGAGGAACAAATGGTGTGAACGTTAGCTACAACGGTTATCTCACCAAACAAACACCTACCGACCTGCCGGTTAAAGTAAGTGCACTCGACCACATGAAACTGTGGGACGTGGCACAGGTCAACAGTGGCCTGCCACCTGCTTTCACACAACAGATCGCAGATTATGAAAAACTCGGACCCGATAATTTTTCCAGGTTCAATACAAACTGGAAAGATCTCGTATTGGTAAACAATGGTTTGATGCATAACCACAACATCAATGTATCTGCCGGTAATGACAAGATCAAAGTTTTTGGTTCCGGTAGCTATCTGGGTCAGAATGGTCTGACTGCCAACACAGACTTTAACCGTATTGACCTCCGCTTTAATACAGACATCGCCCTCACGAGTAAACTGGGCGCTTCCGTAGATGTAGTGGTAAACAGGTCTGAACGCAACTGGCCGGGCAACTCTAACCCGCAGTCAATTATCCGTTATATGCTGGGCTTACCTGCAACAGCACCGGGTCAATATGATACCGGTGAATGGGGCGAAGGATGGTCTAACACCAACCCCGCTGCACAAGCTAAAGACGGCGGATTTGATAAGCTGATTTCTGATACGCGTATCCTCACGGGAACACTTACCTATAAGCCTATCAAAGGCATGGAAATCCTGGCAAGCTATAGCTCGAATTTCCTGGTGGATCGCGGCAGAAAATTACAAGGACAATATCAGATCTATACTGCTGATGTAGCCAATAATAAACTGGATTTTGCACGCCCCTGGCCAAACTTCAACGCGATCTATGACAACAACGCGCAAACAAAACGCAACGTATTCAGAACCCAGGCCAGCTACAACTGGAACATGGGCGATCACGCATTCACCGTACTGGGTGGATTCTCTACAGAGCTTTTTAATACCAGTTTTGTAAATACGTATCGTCAGAACCTGATCTCCGAATCATTGCCTTACCTGGATGCCGCAGATCCTTTGGGACAAACACTTTCCGGTTCTGAAAGCGAATATGCCATGGCTTCTGCTTACTCCAGGATCAACTATAACTATAAAGAAAAATACCTGCTGGAAGTAAATGGCCGTTTCGATGCTTCTTCCCGTTTCAGAAAAGAAAACTGGTGGAAACTGTTCCCTTCTGTGTCTGCAGGATGGCGCATTTCCGAAGAAAATTTCTGGAAACCGATCAGCAATATCATCACCAATGCAAAGATCAGGGCTTCCTATGGTTCATTGGGAAATCAGAACCTGTCCAGCTATTACCCTACCTATGCTTTGTATAGCTCAGGCAGTGCGTATAATTACTATTTCAATAACGCCATCAATGCAGGTTATGCAGTCAGCACCGCAGCTAACCCTTTCATTAAATGGGAAACATCTAAGATCCTTGATATAGGCGCTGACTTCTATACTTTAAACAACCGCCTGAGTGTGACCGCTGATTATTTCAAACGTGAAATCACAGACATGTTGCAACTGGATGGGGTACCTACCTACGTGGGACTTGGTGCACCGTTCATCAACATTGGTTCTATGCGTAATACCGGATGGGAACTCGGTCTGGGATGGAAAGACAGGGTAAATGAATTTTCTTACAATGTGCAGTTTAATATCTCTGATGTTAGAAACGAAGTTACTAACCTGGGTGGAAAAGAATACATCAGTGGTGCGCTGATCACGAAGGAAGGATATGCATTGAATTCCTATTATGGTTATGAAGCAATGGGTTTGTTCCAGTCACAGGAAGAAATTGACAAGGCGCCTTTCCATTTTGCCAACACAAAACCAGGTGATATCCAATACCGTGATATAAGTGGTGCTGCCGGTACTCCTGATGGCAAGATAGATGCTTACGACCGCGTGGTGCTGGATAACTCATTCCCCAGGTATGAGTATAGCCTGAGCCTCGGTGGCCAGTACAAAGGATTTGATGTCAATGTATTTTTACAGGGTGTAGGCAAACGTAATAACTATATGTCCGGCACCGGTGCGCAGCCATTTTATTCTGCGAGCTTCCAGGGAACTATTTTCGAACATCAACGTGATGCCTGGTCTCCTGAAAATACAGATGCTGCTTATCCGCGCCTGACTGCCAACAGTATCACCAACAACTACGTAGCTTCTTCCTTCTGGATGAAATCCGGCGCCTACGCGCGTTTGAAGAACGTTGTACTGGGATATACCCTGCCAAAATCTTTAACCAGTAAGGCCAAAATTAAATCAGTAAGACTGTATGTAAGCGGACAGAATCTGTTTACATGGGATAAATTCTTCCCGGGATTTGATGTTGAACAAACAAATACCGCTGGTGAATTCTACCCGATTATGAAAACCTACACTGTTGGTCTTAATGTAAACTTTTAA
- a CDS encoding RagB/SusD family nutrient uptake outer membrane protein: protein MKKIIYKIGFCFLLVSMSGCNKFLDRVPLSSPATGSFLNNETEINVSLTAVYTSINWDFGLVPYQSATDAWTDLAILRANDLGEGTFDTYDAHPANIWKSAYITIQRANTLLDGMTKAKDKVAPATYNRLEAEARVLRAWAYHYLAFMFGDAPLITKPLLPTEFYNQVRAPKADIIKFVYDELDEAAASLNWMPFERGRVSKSVAMGLKARTALNNKDYDIAAAAAKSVIDNAGLSLNPKFGDLFTRTGQKPNAGNEIMLEILYTDALATSRTNLPLGNASRAAGGQSGRFPGQRLVDMFEAKDGKRIDESALYDPAKPRENRDLRLKYTVALPGDTVSMNLVTFVYDIYKNTTSFKNADGSWTVKSNADFDNAFGPAKSGVGYLWSKYTMTDENAFLSRVSFILMRYAEVLLTYAEAKIELNELDGTVIAAINKVRQRAGQPDVATVNENNQQELRKLIRRERTVELAVEGFRWFDIRRWGIAELVMPGKVVGISKSQTNMPPVPNYKTSTIHDLNSIPDYTGQLDLRYTRETRFWFPKLALLPVPQAERDINPGLTQNPEW, encoded by the coding sequence ATGAAGAAAATAATCTATAAAATAGGATTTTGCTTTTTGCTTGTATCCATGTCAGGATGTAATAAATTCCTCGACAGGGTGCCGCTTAGCTCGCCTGCTACCGGAAGCTTCCTGAATAATGAAACGGAAATCAATGTATCCCTTACGGCGGTATATACTTCCATTAACTGGGACTTTGGCCTGGTGCCTTATCAGTCTGCAACGGATGCCTGGACCGATCTGGCCATCCTCCGTGCAAACGATCTGGGAGAAGGAACGTTTGATACCTATGATGCACATCCTGCCAATATCTGGAAATCGGCTTATATCACCATTCAGCGCGCCAATACTTTGCTGGACGGGATGACCAAAGCGAAGGATAAAGTAGCGCCGGCTACCTACAATCGCCTGGAAGCGGAAGCAAGAGTTTTGCGCGCCTGGGCATATCACTACCTCGCCTTTATGTTTGGCGATGCTCCGCTGATTACAAAGCCATTGCTGCCAACTGAATTTTATAACCAGGTGCGTGCACCGAAAGCAGACATCATAAAGTTCGTGTATGATGAACTGGATGAAGCGGCAGCATCACTTAACTGGATGCCTTTTGAAAGAGGCCGTGTGAGCAAATCCGTAGCGATGGGGCTCAAAGCGCGTACTGCACTCAATAACAAAGACTACGATATTGCGGCAGCAGCAGCTAAATCTGTTATAGATAATGCAGGACTCTCCCTGAATCCGAAATTTGGGGACCTGTTTACCAGGACTGGTCAGAAACCTAATGCGGGCAATGAAATTATGCTCGAAATCCTTTACACGGATGCATTGGCAACTTCACGTACCAACCTGCCTTTGGGTAATGCCTCCCGTGCAGCAGGCGGCCAGTCAGGCCGTTTCCCGGGACAACGACTGGTAGATATGTTTGAGGCGAAAGACGGAAAACGGATCGATGAATCGGCACTATATGATCCGGCGAAGCCACGCGAAAACCGTGACCTGCGCCTGAAATACACGGTTGCCTTACCTGGTGATACTGTGAGTATGAACCTCGTTACATTCGTGTACGACATCTATAAAAACACAACGTCTTTCAAAAATGCAGATGGTAGCTGGACTGTTAAATCCAATGCTGATTTTGATAATGCATTTGGTCCCGCTAAAAGTGGCGTAGGTTATCTCTGGTCTAAATACACGATGACAGATGAAAATGCTTTTCTGTCAAGAGTAAGTTTTATCCTGATGCGTTATGCAGAAGTGTTGCTGACGTATGCGGAAGCAAAGATCGAATTAAATGAACTGGATGGTACGGTGATCGCTGCTATCAACAAGGTGCGGCAGAGAGCAGGACAACCGGATGTAGCTACTGTCAATGAAAACAATCAGCAGGAACTGCGTAAATTGATCCGTCGGGAACGTACCGTGGAACTGGCCGTAGAAGGTTTCCGCTGGTTTGATATCCGTCGTTGGGGTATTGCAGAACTAGTGATGCCGGGAAAAGTAGTAGGTATTTCCAAAAGCCAAACCAATATGCCTCCTGTGCCGAACTATAAAACATCTACCATACATGATCTGAATAGTATTCCGGATTATACAGGTCAGCTGGATCTCCGTTATACAAGAGAAACACGTTTCTGGTTCCCGAAACTGGCCCTGTTACCGGTACCGCAGGCAGAAAGGGATATTAATCCCGGATTAACACAGAATCCGGAATGGTAG
- a CDS encoding FAD-dependent oxidoreductase encodes MKRRNFLGMLALTSGAVVTKPAIGWAAPGNGQTKKKKSKKKTQTLTADLIVAGGGLGGVAAALAALHNNQSVILTEETDWIGGQLTQQGVPPDEHTWIETHGAPAHYRELRDRIRAYYVRNYPLTEDAKKRPYLNPGDGSVSKLCHEPRVALAALNEMLAPFVSNGKLTILLEHRIKGAEVSGNKVQALKAVDLRDQREKILKGSYFADATEMGDLLPLTGTEFVTGTESRSQTGELHAPEKGNPENNQAFTMCFAIDYVPGENHVIDKPEEYDFWRNHVPALTPAWSGRLLDLHYSDPRTLQPKELGFHPEGIKTGDKLNLWNYRRIINKENFEKGTFAGDITIVNWPQNDYMLGNLIGASQDMFEHHVERAKQLSLSLLYWLQTEAPRPDGGKGWQGIRLRKDIMGTEDGLAKYPYIRESRRIKAVFTVLEEHVGAENRALKTGKEKGNTAAEFYDSVGVGYYHIDLHPSSTGVNYVDFGSLPFQIPLGALLPQRMENLLPANKNIGTTHITNGCFRLHPVEWSIGEAVGLLVAYARNKNVAPKQVREKQELLQDFQQFIRAQGVETAWPKK; translated from the coding sequence ATGAAAAGAAGAAATTTCCTAGGTATGCTTGCACTGACCAGTGGTGCAGTAGTTACCAAACCGGCTATCGGATGGGCGGCTCCCGGGAACGGGCAAACGAAGAAGAAAAAGAGTAAGAAGAAAACGCAGACGCTTACCGCCGATCTGATTGTAGCCGGTGGTGGACTAGGCGGCGTTGCCGCTGCCCTGGCTGCGCTGCACAATAATCAGTCGGTAATACTCACCGAAGAAACGGATTGGATAGGTGGGCAGCTCACCCAGCAGGGAGTACCGCCTGATGAACATACCTGGATAGAAACGCATGGTGCACCCGCGCATTATCGTGAGTTGCGGGACCGCATCCGTGCATATTATGTGCGTAATTATCCACTTACGGAAGACGCGAAGAAACGTCCTTACCTGAATCCGGGTGATGGCAGCGTATCGAAACTTTGTCATGAACCAAGGGTTGCACTGGCCGCATTGAATGAAATGCTGGCGCCGTTTGTCAGCAATGGTAAACTAACAATCCTGCTTGAACACAGGATCAAGGGCGCTGAAGTAAGCGGCAACAAAGTCCAGGCGCTGAAGGCGGTGGACCTCCGTGATCAGCGTGAAAAAATATTGAAAGGCAGCTACTTTGCAGATGCCACCGAAATGGGCGACCTGCTTCCTTTAACAGGTACTGAATTTGTTACGGGTACAGAATCACGCAGTCAGACCGGAGAATTGCATGCACCGGAAAAAGGGAATCCTGAAAACAACCAGGCTTTCACGATGTGCTTCGCCATAGACTATGTTCCCGGAGAGAATCATGTGATCGATAAACCAGAGGAATATGATTTCTGGCGCAATCATGTACCGGCGCTTACACCGGCATGGTCGGGCAGGCTGCTGGATCTGCATTATTCTGATCCGCGTACGCTGCAACCAAAAGAACTCGGCTTTCATCCGGAAGGAATTAAAACCGGTGATAAGCTGAACCTATGGAACTACCGCAGGATCATTAACAAGGAAAATTTTGAGAAGGGCACTTTCGCCGGTGATATTACCATCGTGAACTGGCCGCAGAATGACTACATGCTTGGTAACCTGATAGGGGCCAGCCAGGATATGTTTGAACACCATGTGGAAAGGGCTAAGCAGTTGAGTCTCTCCCTGCTTTACTGGCTGCAAACCGAAGCCCCGCGCCCTGATGGCGGCAAAGGCTGGCAGGGTATCCGGCTGCGTAAAGATATCATGGGTACAGAAGATGGCCTGGCCAAGTATCCGTATATCCGTGAATCCAGGCGTATTAAGGCGGTATTTACCGTGCTGGAAGAGCATGTAGGCGCAGAGAACCGCGCCCTGAAAACAGGGAAGGAAAAGGGCAATACAGCGGCCGAATTTTATGACAGCGTTGGCGTAGGGTACTATCATATCGATCTTCATCCAAGCAGTACCGGTGTCAATTATGTTGATTTTGGGTCGCTGCCGTTTCAGATTCCACTGGGCGCCTTATTGCCGCAACGGATGGAAAACCTGCTTCCGGCAAATAAGAACATTGGTACCACCCATATTACCAACGGGTGTTTCCGGTTACATCCGGTAGAGTGGAGTATCGGCGAAGCAGTAGGATTACTGGTCGCTTATGCACGCAATAAAAATGTAGCGCCTAAACAGGTACGCGAAAAGCAGGAATTGTTGCAGGACTTTCAGCAATTCATCCGCGCACAGGGCGTGGAAACTGCCTGGCCTAAAAAGTAA
- a CDS encoding N-acetyltransferase — MDRKIITKFTVVTEQGIEDLSYLTKTLALEKFTGILPENIIASYIADNFSKERLINDVNSFSNQWLIVYIDEEAAGYARITSQGKRPDVLAGKRAIRMADFGILKKHSATAGTQSLFEKCLVAGKAYDAIWLNEYSGHPFLAFFEEQGFNIQDQVAESDGLPVPSVYMIRMAQ, encoded by the coding sequence ATGGATAGAAAAATCATAACGAAGTTCACGGTAGTAACAGAACAGGGTATTGAGGACTTGTCGTACCTCACTAAAACTTTAGCCCTCGAAAAATTTACAGGTATCCTCCCGGAAAATATTATAGCCTCCTATATAGCCGATAATTTTAGTAAAGAACGGTTGATCAATGATGTGAACAGCTTCTCCAATCAATGGCTGATTGTATATATTGATGAAGAGGCGGCAGGCTATGCCCGCATTACATCCCAGGGCAAGCGACCGGATGTCCTGGCGGGCAAAAGAGCGATCCGCATGGCTGATTTTGGCATCTTAAAAAAGCACTCAGCTACAGCAGGCACGCAATCACTCTTTGAGAAATGCCTGGTGGCAGGTAAAGCCTACGATGCCATATGGTTGAATGAATACAGCGGTCATCCCTTCCTCGCTTTTTTTGAGGAGCAGGGGTTCAACATCCAGGACCAGGTAGCGGAATCAGATGGGCTTCCGGTTCCCTCTGTGTATATGATAAGGATGGCGCAATAA